A window of Cytobacillus sp. FSL H8-0458 genomic DNA:
CTGCCAGGATTTCGGTCGGGACCATTAATGCTCCCTGAAAGCCTGCTGTCCTGCTGGCGAATAGAGCAATCGCCGCCACAGCCGTTTTGCCGGAACCAACATCCCCCTGTAATAGCCTGTTCATCCTGTAAGGAGATTTCAAATCAGACATGATCTCATTAACTACTCTTTTTTGTGCTCCGGTTAAATCAAATGGCAGTGAGTCAATGAACTCCATTAGTCTTGAAAGATCATAAGCCTGTGCAACCCCTTTTGACTGCTCTCTTTCAATCTTTCTTAGTGCCTGCATTTTTAATTGAAAATAGAAAAACTCCTCATAAACAAAACGCCGCCTTCCCTGCTTGAGTTCCTGTTCATTGGCGGGAAAATGAAGTGATCTCACAGCATCTCGCCTATTTAATAGTCTATATTGCAATAAATATTTTTCAGGCAAAGCTTCTGATATGTCATTCCCATACTGTGAGAAAGCCAGTTTAATAAATCGCCTGATGCCCTTGACCGTGACATTTCCTTTTACAGCGTAAACCGGCTCAAAATCCTTATTGCCAGAGGCATTTCCTATTTTAAGTTCACTGGCTGTAATCACCTGCCGATGCTGGTCCCATTTTCCAGTCACCGTAACCGTTTCGTTTAATACAATTTTGTTCTTCAAATAAGGCTGATTGAACAGAATCACTTGGATGAGATACCGTCCTACAAGCACCCGAACAGTGAGCCTGGAGCGTTTCCTGCCGTAATAAGCAAGTGAAGGTTCACTGTGAACCTTTCCTTCAACCGTCACTCTTTCATCATGCTTCATTTCTGCCAGGTCCTTGAGCCTGTAATCTTCATATCTATATGGAAAATATTCAAGCAAGTCTTTTACAGTGTAAATATTCATTTCAGCCAGTAATTCAGCTGATTCCTCTCCGATGCCTTTAACAGCTGTAACAGACTGGATTAAATTTGGATTCACATTTATTGAACGGCTGCCAATTGTATGTTCTTTCAGGCAGTCCGCCATCCCTCCCTGCTCCGTTACTTTTATATACAGGCTTATGAAGCGCCTGCTTTATAACTAGCACATTGTGATTAAAAAACGCAAGAAAGTAACCTTAAACCTAATAAGAACTCATGCTTCAAAGCATTTATTAAAGGTCTAAAATGGACAAAAGCGAAGGCTGGGCCCTCGCTTTGTTTATTGTTTACTGGTTATTCAATTGCGAAAATGAAAGAGTATAGAGGCTGTTTTCCATCATGAAGCTCAACCTCAATATCTTCATATTTATCTTCAATATAGCTGATAAGTGAGTCTACTTCCTCATCTGCTGCATCTTCACCTTTTAAGACGGTAAGGATCTCAGAGTCTTCGTCGATCATTCCTTCCAGAAGATCTTTGGCAGCCTGTACTCTATCCTTGTTTTTCACAACAATTTTGCCGTCTGCAATGCCCATGAAATCATCTTTTTCGATCTCAAGGCCATCGATGCTTGTATCACGGACAGCAAACGTGATTTGGCCTGTTTTCACATGCTGAAGAGCATCTGTCATGCCTTCTTCGTTTTCTGTAAGGTCAGCACTTGGATTAAAGGCAAGAAGTGCCGCCATTCCCTGAGGAACAGTCTTTGAAGGAACAACCACTGCTTCTTCTTCAGTCACTTCTGCAGCCTGCTGTGCAGCCATAATGATATTTTTATTGTTTGGCAAAATGATTACTTTTTTTGCATTTACTTCTTTGATGGCTTTTACAATATCTTCCGTGCTGGGATTCATTGTCTGTCCGCCTTCAATGACAGCATGTGCACCGATGCTTCGGAAAAGATCCGCGATGCCGCTGCCCATTGATACTGTCACAATTCCGTACTCCTGCTTTTCTTTTGGCTTAGCCTGCGCCGCCAAAGGTGTAGGAACATCTTCGACTAAGTTGGTGTGCTGCTGGCGCATGTTTTCAATCTTCATATTGATTAAACTGCCATAGCGCTGTCCGTATGTCAGGCAATCTCCCGGCTTTTCAGAGTGGATATGTACTTTTACAAGCTGCTCATCCGCAATCACCAGAAGTGAGTCGCCATATTGGCTTAAGTCCTGGCGGAACCTGTCTTCTGAAAAAGGATTAGCAGAGATTTTTTCATCTTCAAATTTGACCATAAATTCAGTGCAATAACCGAACTCAATATCCTCAGTGTTCATAAAACTGTGAACATTTTTATGGTGTTCTGCGCTAACCAGGTCATCCATCTTTGGAAGGGCTGCCGGTGTATCAGGAAGTTTTTCGCCCTTTAGCTCGGCAAGGAATCCTTCATATACAAAAACAAGGCCCTGGCCACCGCTGTCTACAACCCCTACTTCTTTTAAGACTGGAAGAAGATCTGGAGTGCGGTTTAGGGAAGCCCTTGCTTCTTTTAAAACTTCCTCCATAATCACGATGATATCATCTTCATGATTAGCAGCCTGAACCGCTTTCTTAGCGGAATCTTTTGCAACAGTAAGGATCGTTCCTTCAACAGGCTTCATCACAGCTTTATATGCCGTCTCTACACCAGAATTCAGAGCATCAGCAAACTCTTTTCCACTGATAGAAGCTTTATGTTCAATCGCTTTTGAGAAGCCTCGGAACAGCTGGGAGAGAATTACTCCCGAGTTCCCTCGTGCTCCCATAAGCAAACCTTTAGAAAGAGCAGTGCCTACCTTTCCAATATGCTCCTGGATATTAGCTTTAACTTCCTTTGCTCCGGAAGTCATTGACAAATTCATGTTGGTTCCTGTGTCTCCATCAGGAACAGGGAATACATTTAACGCATCCACTAATTTTGCATTAGCAGATAAATGGTTCGCTCCTTGTATGACCATTTCGGCAAAAAGCTTCCCATCTAAATCTTTTTTTGACACAAGTCTTTCCTCCTCACTACGGGTTCGTTACTCGAACTCCCTGAACGTAAATATTAACCGAGTCAGTGCTAAGCCCAACTGTTTTATCAAGGGTGTATTTCACTTTAGATTGCACATTGTGGGCAACCTCGGAAATTTTCGTTCCGTAACTTACAATAATATACATATCGATATGTACTTCATCTTCTTCCTGGCGAACAATTACACCACGGGTAAAATTCTCTTTTCGCAGTATATCTGTCAGGCCATCCTTAATTTGATTTTTAGAGGCCATTCCTACAATGCCGTAGCAGTCAACTGCTGCTCCGCCTGCGATTGTTGCAATTACATCATTAGAGATATCAATTTGCCCGAAATTTGTTTTTAATTCGATGGACATGGTTCGTTCCCCCTTTGGAAATTGCTTTTCATAAAAGCTTCTTCAGGCACTTCCGCTTAACGATAGTGCTGGCTTTCCCCTGAATTGCACCCTGGAGGCTAAGCCTTCCGGCAAGAGACAATTCACCTTTTTTAGCTGGGCAGCGGTCTTTCTAACCTCAAAGCTTAAAGCATACCTTATAATATTTTACTATATGGGCTGTGATATTGAAAGTCATACTTCTCCATCTCTATTATAGCTCATGTTCCATCCCCCTATGTCAAGGAAATTTTCTTGAAAGCAAACTATTGCAATCAGAAGGGTTGTATGATAAATTATTAAAGTATCTTTTAATGTCGAAATCCGCACATGGATTCCGCATTAATTCAGATGGATGAATCTGACTATTGCAGATGAAAGCATTGAAAAATAGTTTCAGCTTATGCTTTTAGTAAGGAGGGAAACATACATGCCACGCAAATGTGTAGTAACTGGTAAAAAAACAACTTCAGGTAACGCACGTTCTCACGCAATGAACGCTAACAAGCGCACTTGGGGTGCTAACCTTCAGAAGGTACGTATTCTTGTAGACGGTAAACCTAAACGTGTTTGGGTTTCTGCAAGAGCACTTAAATCAGGTAAAGTTGAGCGCGTTTAACATGCTCAGGGACATCCCTTTTGGATGTCCTTTTTATTTCCTTTTTTGGCCCACTATCATTCTCCCCCATTTAGGCAAAAAATAAAAGCACCCCAGGTGAGGTGCCAAGTTTTGATGCTATTTTCTTTTTAATTTATGGGTGTCTACCCCTTTTTGAAGGTCCCTAACATGGCACGCACAATGCCCCCTAAAAATTTAGGAAGTTTGATTGTATAAAATCTCATTACTCGTGTCCCTCCTCACGATCTTACGCATCCATTCTGTCCTTAAATCGTCTTTACCATCTTATTCAAATAATTAAAGATGAGTACTCATGATTAAAAAAAATGATCAGAAAGCAATTCATGCTAAGACTCTTATCCAGCTTTCCCGCATCTTGCAGGGAAGCGGCCCGGCACTTAATCCTTGCTTCTTACAACCATTAATATGCCTTCAGTAAAAGAAAAAGTACCACAATCATCAATAAGTTCATTACTGACACAAAGAGTAGAACCGGCAGGAACGGTCCGATCTGTCAGCGGATACTTGAAATTTCTCAGGGTGAGGCCTTTAATTTCCATAGTGACCGGAACAAACGAAATGTATTTGAAATTTGAATGCTGCTTTATGCTGTATTTACCTGGAGTCTTAATATAAATCTTATTAGACTTGTCAATAATTTCGACAGGAACAAAGTCTTCCGCCAGTGCAGGCTTTATTAACAGCTGAATGTTTGCGAATAAGTGGTCAAGCCTGCCGCCTGTGGCACCAAACAAACGGACTTTTTCAGGTTTTTGGCCGAGTGCCCAATTCAGGGCAAGCTCCATGTCCGTTTCATCCTTCTCCGGCTTGAACCTGTTCAGCTCTTTTACATTTTCTTCAATGAGCAAAAGCTCTTCATCCGACACCGAATCAAAATCACCAAATGCCATTTCCGGCTGAATGCCACTTTGAATTAGAGTAAGCACCCCTCTGTCTACTCCGACCCAAATATCAGCTGTATTACTGAACGAATGCAGATCAGGCAGCAAGTCATCTGGGCCGCCAGCTAAAATATTGATAATCATTATACATTGCTCCATTCATATATGTATCTTATATGACAAAAAGCCAGCTGTATTCCAGCTGGCCTTTTTTTATTGCGAACCCTTTAAAGCAGCAATCGCCGCTGCTCTATCTTTCTGATTATAAATTGCAGACCCGGCAACCAGTACATTGGCTCCAGCTTCAATGCACAATCG
This region includes:
- the rpmB gene encoding 50S ribosomal protein L28, which translates into the protein MPRKCVVTGKKTTSGNARSHAMNANKRTWGANLQKVRILVDGKPKRVWVSARALKSGKVERV
- a CDS encoding DAK2 domain-containing protein produces the protein MSKKDLDGKLFAEMVIQGANHLSANAKLVDALNVFPVPDGDTGTNMNLSMTSGAKEVKANIQEHIGKVGTALSKGLLMGARGNSGVILSQLFRGFSKAIEHKASISGKEFADALNSGVETAYKAVMKPVEGTILTVAKDSAKKAVQAANHEDDIIVIMEEVLKEARASLNRTPDLLPVLKEVGVVDSGGQGLVFVYEGFLAELKGEKLPDTPAALPKMDDLVSAEHHKNVHSFMNTEDIEFGYCTEFMVKFEDEKISANPFSEDRFRQDLSQYGDSLLVIADEQLVKVHIHSEKPGDCLTYGQRYGSLINMKIENMRQQHTNLVEDVPTPLAAQAKPKEKQEYGIVTVSMGSGIADLFRSIGAHAVIEGGQTMNPSTEDIVKAIKEVNAKKVIILPNNKNIIMAAQQAAEVTEEEAVVVPSKTVPQGMAALLAFNPSADLTENEEGMTDALQHVKTGQITFAVRDTSIDGLEIEKDDFMGIADGKIVVKNKDRVQAAKDLLEGMIDEDSEILTVLKGEDAADEEVDSLISYIEDKYEDIEVELHDGKQPLYSFIFAIE
- a CDS encoding thiamine diphosphokinase, giving the protein MIINILAGGPDDLLPDLHSFSNTADIWVGVDRGVLTLIQSGIQPEMAFGDFDSVSDEELLLIEENVKELNRFKPEKDETDMELALNWALGQKPEKVRLFGATGGRLDHLFANIQLLIKPALAEDFVPVEIIDKSNKIYIKTPGKYSIKQHSNFKYISFVPVTMEIKGLTLRNFKYPLTDRTVPAGSTLCVSNELIDDCGTFSFTEGILMVVRSKD
- the spoVM gene encoding stage V sporulation protein SpoVM, translated to MRFYTIKLPKFLGGIVRAMLGTFKKG
- a CDS encoding Asp23/Gls24 family envelope stress response protein, with protein sequence MSIELKTNFGQIDISNDVIATIAGGAAVDCYGIVGMASKNQIKDGLTDILRKENFTRGVIVRQEEDEVHIDMYIIVSYGTKISEVAHNVQSKVKYTLDKTVGLSTDSVNIYVQGVRVTNP